The Cylindrospermum stagnale PCC 7417 genome segment CCAAGTTGGGTAATCTAAAAACAAGCGCAATAGCTACTGAAAATATCTGTAACTAACTGGGACACTATGAGAATTTTGGTGACGGGTGGTGCTGGGTTTCTTGGCTCCCATCTTATTGACCGACTAATGGAAGCTGGGCATGAAGTAATATGCTTAGATAATTTCTATACAGGGCACAAACGCAACATCCTCAAATGGCTAGATCATCCATACTTTGAGTTGATCCGTCACGATATCACCGAACCAATTCGGTTAGAAGTGGATCAAATTTATCATCTAGCTTGTCCTGCTTCCCCAGTACATTATCAGTACAACCCAGTCAAAACCGTTAAAACTAACGTGTTGGGAACAATGAATATGCTGGGGTTGGCTAAACGAGTCAACGCCAGGTTCTTCTTGGCTTCAACCAGTGAAGTATACGGTGATCCTGAAGTTCATCCCCAAGTCGAAGAGTATAGAGGTAGCGTAAATCCCATCGGGATACGTTCATGCTACGACGAAGGCAAAAGAATTGCTGAAACTTTGACATTTGACTATTACAGACAAAATAAAGTCGATATCCGGGTAGTCAGGATATTTAACACCTACGGGCCAAGGATGTTAGAAAATGATGGGCGGGTGGTGAGCAACTTTATTGTTCAAGCGTTGCGGGGTAATCCCTTAACAGTTTACGGTGATGGTTCCCAAACCCGTAGTTTCTGCTACGTTTCTGACTTGGTAGAAGGATTTATCCGCCTGATGAATTGTGACTATATCGGCCCTGTGAATCTGGGAAATCCTGGTGAATACACCATTTTAGAATTGGCCCAAGCAGTACAAAACTTGATTAACCCAGAGGCGCAGATCCAGTTTGAGCCATTACCTTCTGATGATCCCCGTCGTCGTCAGCCGGATATCACAAAAGCAAAGACCTTGTTAAATTGGGAACCTACCATTCCTCTGCAAGAAGGGTTAAAACTGACAGTAGAAGATTTCCGCGAGCGTATCCAAAACGAGATCAAGTAGTCAGGCTTATTCCTGACTGCTTAAGGCTGCTCTGAATCTCCGTGCAGTCTCGCTCTCTTCGTAGCCTAGACTCTGGTAACGGGGGTTTCCCTCCTGTCTGTGGATTTCATGCTGAAAGTTTCTAATTGCAGAATAACCCGAAAAAAATTGAGGAATTAAACAAAATGCGTGTTTGCGTAATTGGTACTGGTTACGTTGGTTTAGTGACAGGTGCTTGCTTGGCTCATATCGGGCATGATGTAATTTGTGTAGATAACAACGAAGAAAAAGTCAAATTAATGAAGTCTGGGCAGTCCCCAATTTTCGAGCCGGGACTCTCAGAAATTATGCAATCTGCGATTAATACTGGGAAAATCGAGTTCTCCACAGATTTAGCAGCTGGAGTCGCCCACGGGGAAATTCTGTTTATTGCAGTGGGAACGCCCCCTTTACCTACTGGTGAAAGTGATACCCGTTATGTAGAAGCTGTAGCCCGTGGGATTGGGGAAAATCTCAACGGTGGTTATAAAGTGATCGTGAATAAATCTACAGTGCCTATTGGTTCTGGTGATTGGGTGCGGATGATTGTTTTGGATGGCATCGCTGAACGCCAGAAAACACTAGTACCCGCAGGTGGGGCAGTGATTGACGAGAAATTGCCTGAGATAGCTGCCCACTTTGACGTAATTAGCAATCCAGAGTTTTTGCGTGAAGGTTCGGCTGTTTACGACACCTTTAACCCCGACCGTATTGTGTTGGGTGGTAATAGTCCAAAAGCGATCGCCTTAATGAAAGAACTGTATGCCCCAATTGTTGAGCGTGAGTACGCTGCTGATAAGTCTTTAGCCGCTGTTCCAGTTCTGGCCACAGACCTGAGTTCAGCAGAAATGATCAAATACGCTGCTAATGCTTTTTTGGCGACTAAGATTAGTTTTATTAACGAAGTTGCGAATATTTGCGATCGCGTCGGTGCTGATGTCACTCAAGTAGCAAAAGGCATCGGTCTAGACTCTCGTATTGGTAACAAATTCTTACAAGCTGGTATTGGTTGGGGTGGTTCCTGCTTCCCCAAAGATGTCTCCGCCCTGATTCACACCGCCGATGATTACGGCTACGAAGCCCAGCTAATGAAAGCCGCTGTCAGCGTCAACGAACGCCAACGGCTAATTGCTCTAGAAAAACTCCAGCAAGTCCTGAAAATTCTCAAAGGCAAAACCGTCGGACTACTCGGACTCACCTTCAAGCCCGATACCGACGATTTGCGCGATGCCCCAGCACTCAACCTGATTGAGCAACTAAACCGACTGGGAGCCAAAGTCAAAGCCTACGACCCCATCGTTTCCCAAACAGGTCTGCGTCATGGTATTTCTGGCGTGCTAGTAGAAACTGATGCCGAACGGCTAGCTGATGGCTGCGATGCTTTAGTACTCGTCACCGAATGGCAGCAATTCAGCACTTTAGATTATGAGAAAATGGCAAAATTAATGAACCATGCCGTCATCATCGACGGTCGTAACTTCCTTAATCCCGAAGCAATGGTACAGGCTGGATTCCAATATGTAGGTGTAGGACGCTAAAAATTAAGAATTAGTTTTTTAATTTTTAATCAAATACCCAAAAAATTAAACCGCCGCCTAGATTTTTCTAGGCGGCGTTTAATTGATTTTTCATTTCAAGGAGTACGGGGAATCCGTTCTATCTCCGCATAGCCGCTAAAAATTAACTTTTGTCCCTCAGTATCTAAACGGTTGAGACGCATTTTCACCCCATCGAGGTCAAAGCGATCTAAATCGACCATATTATCCAAAATTTC includes the following:
- a CDS encoding UDP-glucuronic acid decarboxylase family protein, which gives rise to MRILVTGGAGFLGSHLIDRLMEAGHEVICLDNFYTGHKRNILKWLDHPYFELIRHDITEPIRLEVDQIYHLACPASPVHYQYNPVKTVKTNVLGTMNMLGLAKRVNARFFLASTSEVYGDPEVHPQVEEYRGSVNPIGIRSCYDEGKRIAETLTFDYYRQNKVDIRVVRIFNTYGPRMLENDGRVVSNFIVQALRGNPLTVYGDGSQTRSFCYVSDLVEGFIRLMNCDYIGPVNLGNPGEYTILELAQAVQNLINPEAQIQFEPLPSDDPRRRQPDITKAKTLLNWEPTIPLQEGLKLTVEDFRERIQNEIK
- a CDS encoding UDP-glucose dehydrogenase family protein, which produces MRVCVIGTGYVGLVTGACLAHIGHDVICVDNNEEKVKLMKSGQSPIFEPGLSEIMQSAINTGKIEFSTDLAAGVAHGEILFIAVGTPPLPTGESDTRYVEAVARGIGENLNGGYKVIVNKSTVPIGSGDWVRMIVLDGIAERQKTLVPAGGAVIDEKLPEIAAHFDVISNPEFLREGSAVYDTFNPDRIVLGGNSPKAIALMKELYAPIVEREYAADKSLAAVPVLATDLSSAEMIKYAANAFLATKISFINEVANICDRVGADVTQVAKGIGLDSRIGNKFLQAGIGWGGSCFPKDVSALIHTADDYGYEAQLMKAAVSVNERQRLIALEKLQQVLKILKGKTVGLLGLTFKPDTDDLRDAPALNLIEQLNRLGAKVKAYDPIVSQTGLRHGISGVLVETDAERLADGCDALVLVTEWQQFSTLDYEKMAKLMNHAVIIDGRNFLNPEAMVQAGFQYVGVGR